In Serratia liquefaciens ATCC 27592, the genomic stretch TTGTTGGAACTGCCGCAGGATGACCTGGCGTGGGAAAGTGAGCGCAAAGTGGTCAGTCCGCAGGAAAGGATGCAAAAAGGGCAGAGCCATCTGGCCAATATTCGTGCTCAGTTGGCCAAGGCCAAGGGCGGCAACTAGAAGAAAGGGCGCGGTTAGCGCCCTCAGATGGCTGACAAAGTCCTTTGCAGTTAAACGTCCTGACCTTGGGGCTAATAAAAACAAAGGATTATGTCTTCTGATTTACCCCCAAACATCCGAAAACCACGTTTTTCGGATGTTTGTCATCAGACTAAGGGCGCGGTTAGCGCCCTTGTCATTTTAACGTTGCTCTTCCAGTATCAGCGGCCAGTGAACGTAACTTTGCCAATGGCTTTCCTGCTCCAGCGCTTCTGCCCGTAGCGGGTGCTGCTCCAGCCAACCAGGCGGCAGGATCACCGTCAGCTCGTCATCATGATTGGCGCGCAGACGCACCGCAGGCAGCGTGTCGTCGCGGCGACGGCTGGCAAAGATGATCGCCAGGCGTAAAATCCGGCATAAACGTTGTGCCGTACGTGGCGGCAGGGCGTTTTGCTGGCTCAGCAGTGGCAAGTCGAGGGTGTTGCTCTGGTTTTGTAGCAGGGTGGCTAACAGTTTTTTCTGTGCCGGAGTGAAACCGGGTAAATCCAGATGGCGAATCAGGTAGGCGGCGTGTTGCGGCGCCTGCTTGAAATCAACGCTGAGGCCGATTTCGTGGATCAGACAGGCGCTGTGCAATAACTCGCGACATCGAGCGTCCAACTGCCATTCATTGCTCACCTGCTGCGAGAAATTGGCGGCCAGTTGGCTGACGCGCTCGGCCTGCTCGGTATCCAACAGATAACGCCGTTGCAGGTTGCGAATGGTGCGGCTGCGGATATCCTGTTCGACCGGCAAATGCAGCATGCCGTAAACCAGACCTTCGCGTAGCGCACCGCCGGCCAACATCATGCTTTCAATGCCCAACTCCTGGAAGATCGCCAGCAGAATGGACAGCCCGCTTGGGAATACCAAGGCGCGCTCCAGCGTTAGCCCTTCAATTTCCAGCTCTTCCAGCTTGCCGCACTGAATGGCGCGCTGTTTCAATTGGCGCAGTTTGGACAGGGTGATGCGTTCATCCATGCCCTGCGCCACCATGATTTCCTGCAGCGCCTGGACGGTGCCGGAAGCGCCGACGCAGATTTGCCAGCCGTGCTGACGCAGCTGCGGTGCTATCGGGCGCACCATTTCACGCGCAGCCTGTTCGGCCCGCTCGAAGTTTTCCTGCCCCAGATTACGATCGGTGAAGAACCGCTCCAGCCAGGTGACACAGCCCATCGACAGGCTATACAACTGAGCGGCCTGCGCACCGGTCCCCGTGACCAGCTCTGTGCTGCCGCCGCCGATATCGACCACCAAACGTTGGTCCGGACCGCCGGTGGTATGGGCTACACCGTGGTAAATCAGGCGCGCTTCTTCCTCGCCGCTGATCACCTGGATCGGGCATCCGAGAATCTGCTCGGCGGTCTGCAGGAATTCATCGGCATTGGAGGCCAGCCGCAGCGTGGCCGTGGCGACCACGCGAATTTGCTCGCGAGGGATGTCCTGCAGGCGTTCGGCGAACAGCTTCAGGCATTGCCATCCGCGTTGCATGGCCTCATGCGACAGAAGATTGTTCTGATCCAGTCCTGCCGCCAGACGCACTTTGCGCTTGATGCGCGCCAGGGTCTGAATACTGCCGGCCACCTCGCGCACCACCAACATGTGGAAGCTGTTGGAGCCGAGATCGATAGCGGCATAAAGTGCGCTGGAACTGAGCATTGTCTATCAGCCTGAACGTTTACGGTTGTTGCGCGGCGCACCGCCACGACGTGGCGCTGAGTTACGACGTGGACCGTTGCCGCCGCGTGGGCGAGCCAGGCGTTTCGGCGCAGGCAGGTCAGTCAGTAACGCATCGCTGTTGTACTTGCTCACCGGAATGCTGTGGCCGGTATAGGTTTCGATCGCCGGCAGGTTGAGCGCGTACTCTTCACAGGCCAGGCTGATGGAATGGCCACTTTCGCCAGCACGGCCGGTACGACCGATACGGTGGACGTAGTCTTCGCAGTCGTCAGGCAAGTCGTAGTTGAATACGTGCGTCACCAACGGGATGTGCAGACCGCGAGCGGCGACGTCGGTGGCGACCAGAATATCCAGGTTGCCCTTGGTGAAATCGTCGAGAATGCGCAGGCGTTTTTTCTGCGCCACATCGCCGGTCAACAGGCCTACGCGGTGACCATCGGCGGCCAGGTGGCCCCAGACGTCTTCACAGCGGTGCTTGGTGTTGGCGAAGATGATGCAGCGGTCTGGCCACTCTTCTTCGATCAACGTCTGCAGCAGACGCATCTTTTCTTCATTAGAAGGGTAGAACAGCTCTTCTTTAATGCGGTGGCCGGTTTTTTGTTCCGGTTCCACTTCGACATATTCAGCGTTGTTCATCTGCTCGAAAGCCAGTTCGCGTACGCGATAGGACAGGGTGGCAGAGAACAGCATGTTCAGGCGTTGATCGACCGCAGGCATGCGGCGGAACAACCAGCGAATGTCTTTGATAAAGCCCAGATCGTACATACGGTCGGCTTCATCCAGTACCACGACCTGAATTGCGCCCAGATCGATATAGTTCTGTTTGGCGTAATCGATCAAACGACCGGTAGTACCGACCAGGATATCCACGCCGCTTTCCAGCACTTTCAGCTGTTTGTCGTAGCCGTCGCCGCCATACGCCAGGCCAAGTTTTAGGCCGGTGGATTGGGACAGGGCTTCCGCGTCGGAGTGGATCTGTACCGCCAGTTCACGCGTTGGCGCCATGATCAAGGCGCGCGGCTGGTTGGTCTGGCGATCCTGTTTCGCCGGGTGAGAAAGCAAATAGTGAAAAGTAGACGCTAAAAATGCCAGCGTCTTTCCGGTACCGGTTTGCGCCTGACCTGCAACGTCACGCCCGGAGAGCGTGAGCGGCAATGCTAACGCCTGGATAGGCGTGCAATGTTGAAACCCTTTCTTTTCAAGGGCTTCAAGGACTAACGGGTGCAGGGCGAAGTCGGAAAACTTCTGTTCGGTCAAGTGTGTTTTGCTCATAGTGTGGTAGAATATCAGCTAACTATTGCTTTACGAAAGCGTATCCGGTGAAATAAAGTCACCTTAGGTTGGTTAATGCTACACCAACAAGGTAGACACAATCCTTTGGAGTAGAACATGAGCGATAAAATTATTCACCTGACTGACGGCAGCTTCGAAAACGACGTGCTGAAAGCTGAAGGGCCAATCCTGGTCGATTTCTGGGCTGAATGGTGTGGACCGTGCAAGATGATTGCTCCGATTCTGGATGAGATTGCCGAGGAGTTCGAAGGCAAGCTGACCATCACCAAGCTGAATATCGACCAAAACCCGGCAACCGCACCTAAGTACGGTATCCGTGGTATCCCTACGCTGTTGCTGTTCAAGAACGGTGAAGTGGCCGCGACCAAGGTTGGTGCGCTGTCCAAAGGCCAGCTCAAAGATTTCCTTAACGCGAATCTGTAATCGGGCGGGATGCCCTATGCCCAAGGGGTCTGACGTTGCGGTCAAAAAGCCGCGAAGTGAGAGACTACGGGGATATACAGGCGTCTAGCGGGGATGTTCAATTCACCGCTAGACGCCTGCCAAGAAGCGTGTTAAGTTTAACCATACTGCATATAGAACTTGCCCGAAGTTTTAAATCTAAAGAGTCTAAATCTAAAGCTTTACTCTGTGTTGAACCGCTGGCGTTGAAAGAAAAAATGAACTCAGCCCGTGTTTTAACAATCAAACGGTTTTGCAAAATCAATTTTAAGGTACCTTCGATCTTAAACCGTCAATGCGCGCGTCCTCTGTAAGCCATTTCTTACCGTGACGGCTCAGCGCCCGGCGATCGAACGTCCAGTAAACAGGCACGAATATCCAAAGGATTTCAAGGTGTGGCCCGTCGGCAACCGAACGAATCTCTGCAGCTTAGTCCGCTAAGTGGCGGGGTAAGCAAGGAAGGCCAAGGCGACCACCAGAAAGACGAAAGATATATCCCGCTGCCATACCATTCACGATACAAGTTCGAGACATACCCCGAGTTTAAGAACCCACCACTATGAATCTTACCGAATTAAAGAATACGCCGGTTTCTGAGCT encodes the following:
- the ppx gene encoding exopolyphosphatase — encoded protein: MLSSSALYAAIDLGSNSFHMLVVREVAGSIQTLARIKRKVRLAAGLDQNNLLSHEAMQRGWQCLKLFAERLQDIPREQIRVVATATLRLASNADEFLQTAEQILGCPIQVISGEEEARLIYHGVAHTTGGPDQRLVVDIGGGSTELVTGTGAQAAQLYSLSMGCVTWLERFFTDRNLGQENFERAEQAAREMVRPIAPQLRQHGWQICVGASGTVQALQEIMVAQGMDERITLSKLRQLKQRAIQCGKLEELEIEGLTLERALVFPSGLSILLAIFQELGIESMMLAGGALREGLVYGMLHLPVEQDIRSRTIRNLQRRYLLDTEQAERVSQLAANFSQQVSNEWQLDARCRELLHSACLIHEIGLSVDFKQAPQHAAYLIRHLDLPGFTPAQKKLLATLLQNQSNTLDLPLLSQQNALPPRTAQRLCRILRLAIIFASRRRDDTLPAVRLRANHDDELTVILPPGWLEQHPLRAEALEQESHWQSYVHWPLILEEQR
- the rhlB gene encoding ATP-dependent RNA helicase RhlB, giving the protein MSKTHLTEQKFSDFALHPLVLEALEKKGFQHCTPIQALALPLTLSGRDVAGQAQTGTGKTLAFLASTFHYLLSHPAKQDRQTNQPRALIMAPTRELAVQIHSDAEALSQSTGLKLGLAYGGDGYDKQLKVLESGVDILVGTTGRLIDYAKQNYIDLGAIQVVVLDEADRMYDLGFIKDIRWLFRRMPAVDQRLNMLFSATLSYRVRELAFEQMNNAEYVEVEPEQKTGHRIKEELFYPSNEEKMRLLQTLIEEEWPDRCIIFANTKHRCEDVWGHLAADGHRVGLLTGDVAQKKRLRILDDFTKGNLDILVATDVAARGLHIPLVTHVFNYDLPDDCEDYVHRIGRTGRAGESGHSISLACEEYALNLPAIETYTGHSIPVSKYNSDALLTDLPAPKRLARPRGGNGPRRNSAPRRGGAPRNNRKRSG
- the trxA gene encoding thioredoxin TrxA codes for the protein MSDKIIHLTDGSFENDVLKAEGPILVDFWAEWCGPCKMIAPILDEIAEEFEGKLTITKLNIDQNPATAPKYGIRGIPTLLLFKNGEVAATKVGALSKGQLKDFLNANL